In Halorubrum sp. PV6, a single window of DNA contains:
- a CDS encoding methylglyoxal synthase — MRIALIAHDELKDEMVEFVTAHADALGACELVTTGTTGKRIADATGLTVDRQASGPYGGDLQIGAEIADEKIDGVVFLRDPLTAQAHEPDISALLRVCDVKDVPLATNVASAELLVGGLLNEA; from the coding sequence ATGCGCATCGCCCTTATCGCTCACGACGAACTGAAAGACGAGATGGTCGAGTTCGTCACCGCTCACGCCGACGCGCTCGGCGCGTGCGAACTCGTCACCACCGGCACGACCGGGAAACGCATCGCCGACGCGACGGGGTTGACCGTGGACCGCCAGGCCTCGGGCCCCTACGGAGGCGACCTCCAGATCGGCGCGGAGATCGCCGACGAAAAGATCGACGGCGTCGTCTTCCTCCGCGACCCGCTTACCGCGCAGGCTCACGAGCCCGATATCTCCGCGCTCTTGCGCGTCTGTGACGTGAAAGACGTCCCGCTCGCGACGAACGTCGCCTCCGCGGAGCTCCTCGTCGGGGGACTCTTAAACGAGGCGTGA
- a CDS encoding type IV pilin N-terminal domain-containing protein: MDRSRDRGVTSVVATILMVALVVIIAATIGVAVFDFESGLAEPQELRGFGDAEVTLGPENRSWGGWDGNDSYSPPPRGDIDIVRVPYVAGPTFQGDEIGSILIRWEGSDGESGQVRFLNPNRFDADSNQTFHDGDVGEFCTGDFGVGDTLTIRMAHNRYQGGGETDPDKIGGEQYVESNQNDIARGGDEPFFRVENRYPVDFSGDRPMEPGDSVEILFIGVNDKQPIARTTAVATAATDKPTARSKPGC; this comes from the coding sequence ATGGACCGTAGCCGCGACCGCGGCGTCACGAGTGTCGTCGCCACGATTCTCATGGTCGCCCTCGTCGTGATAATCGCGGCGACCATCGGCGTCGCCGTGTTCGACTTCGAGAGCGGGCTCGCGGAGCCGCAAGAGCTGCGCGGTTTCGGCGACGCCGAGGTGACGCTCGGGCCCGAAAACCGATCGTGGGGCGGATGGGACGGCAACGACAGCTACTCACCTCCGCCCCGCGGTGACATCGACATCGTTCGTGTGCCCTACGTCGCGGGGCCGACCTTCCAGGGCGACGAGATCGGTTCGATACTGATCCGCTGGGAAGGCAGCGACGGCGAGAGCGGTCAGGTTCGGTTCCTGAATCCGAACCGCTTCGACGCTGACTCCAACCAGACGTTCCACGACGGCGATGTCGGGGAGTTCTGCACGGGCGATTTCGGCGTCGGCGACACGCTCACGATCCGGATGGCTCACAACCGGTATCAAGGCGGAGGAGAAACTGATCCAGACAAGATCGGGGGAGAGCAATATGTCGAGTCGAACCAGAACGACATCGCTCGCGGCGGCGACGAGCCCTTCTTCCGGGTCGAAAACAGGTATCCGGTCGACTTCAGCGGCGACCGCCCGATGGAGCCGGGCGACTCCGTGGAGATATTGTTCATCGGCGTCAACGACAAACAGCCGATCGCCAGAACGACCGCAGTCGCGACCGCGGCGACCGACAAGCCGACAGCGCGGAGCAAGCCCGGTTGTTGA
- a CDS encoding transcription factor S produces the protein MKFCDECGSMMKSGEGEDHWVCDSCGYEIGRESDDDEWTTESQVESEIIDVSDAEDKGLPQTNAHCPECGNGRAYWYMQQIRSADESETRFFVCTECEHKWREDDH, from the coding sequence ATGAAGTTCTGCGACGAGTGCGGATCGATGATGAAGTCCGGCGAGGGCGAGGACCACTGGGTGTGTGACTCCTGTGGCTACGAGATCGGCCGCGAGTCAGACGACGACGAGTGGACCACGGAGTCGCAGGTCGAGTCCGAAATTATCGACGTGAGCGACGCGGAAGACAAGGGGCTCCCGCAGACGAACGCACACTGTCCGGAGTGTGGCAACGGCCGCGCGTACTGGTACATGCAGCAGATCCGGTCGGCGGACGAGTCCGAGACCCGCTTTTTCGTCTGTACCGAGTGTGAACACAAGTGGCGAGAAGACGACCACTGA
- a CDS encoding Rpp14/Pop5 family protein: MKHLPKHLRPRWRYLAVGIETWPDAELGRRAFQRALWYAAGNLLGDASSADADLTLLSFAHDDGEGEAIVRARHGHVDEARAAIACVSEVDGDPVGIRVRGISGTVRACEERYMGRAGPPSTQRDVAFEDTERSAVVREDAYDVWVESEYVGATAFDTE; encoded by the coding sequence TCCGACCGCGGTGGCGCTACCTCGCCGTCGGCATCGAGACGTGGCCCGACGCCGAACTCGGGCGGCGAGCGTTCCAGCGCGCGCTGTGGTACGCCGCCGGCAACCTCCTCGGCGACGCCAGCAGCGCGGACGCCGACCTGACGCTGCTCTCCTTCGCACACGACGACGGCGAGGGGGAGGCGATCGTTCGGGCCCGCCACGGTCACGTCGACGAGGCGCGCGCGGCCATCGCGTGCGTGAGCGAGGTCGACGGCGACCCCGTCGGAATCCGGGTTCGGGGGATTTCGGGGACGGTACGTGCCTGTGAGGAAAGATATATGGGTCGCGCGGGCCCACCTTCGACACAGCGAGACGTCGCGTTCGAGGACACCGAGCGGTCCGCCGTGGTGCGCGAAGACGCGTACGACGTGTGGGTCGAGTCGGAGTACGTCGGCGCGACGGCGTTCGACACCGAGTGA
- a CDS encoding beta-CASP ribonuclease aCPSF1, protein MSQVDKQLDTIKSEIEQEIPNDITVTDVKYEGPELVVYTRDPKRFAGDGDLIRRLASKLRKRITVRPDPSALAPPARAEEEVRSVIPEEAGVTDLDFHEDTGEVVIEAEKPGMVIGRRGSTLREITQEVGWTPEVVRTPPIESSTVSNVRGFLKNEREERRDILERVGRQIHREEMSDDEWVRITTLGCCREVGRAAFILSTPETRILIDCGDKPGAEGEVPYLQVPEALGAGAATLDAVILTHAHLDHSALMPLLFKYGYDGPIYTTEPTRDLMGLLTLDYLDVAAKDGRTPPYESAQVREAIKHTIPLEYGDVTDIAPDVKLTFHNAGHILGSAVTHFHIGDGLYNVAFSGDIHYEDTRLFNGAVNDFPRVETLVLESTYGGRDDYQTDQADSEEALKEVINETYEAGGKVVIPAFAVGRSQEIMLVLEEAMRNGDIPEMPVHLDGMIWEATAIHTTYPEYLRDDLRDRIFHDDENPFLADQFNHIDGGEDERQDVADGDECIIISTSGMIEGGPIMSWLRHIGPEPDSNLVFVGYQAQGTLGRRIQNGWDEIPVDGWGGGGRGDTLTLEMGTEVVDGFSGHADRQGLENFVKTMNPRPEKVLCVHGDERSVQDLSSALYHDYNMRTFAPKNLETFRFK, encoded by the coding sequence ATGAGTCAAGTCGATAAGCAACTCGATACCATAAAATCAGAGATCGAACAGGAGATTCCGAACGACATCACGGTCACCGACGTCAAATACGAGGGGCCGGAACTGGTCGTGTACACCCGCGATCCGAAGCGGTTCGCCGGTGACGGCGACCTCATTCGTCGGCTCGCCTCAAAGCTCCGGAAGCGGATCACCGTCCGTCCGGACCCGAGCGCGCTCGCCCCGCCGGCGCGCGCCGAAGAGGAGGTCCGTTCGGTGATCCCCGAGGAGGCCGGCGTGACCGACCTCGACTTCCACGAAGACACCGGCGAGGTCGTCATCGAGGCCGAAAAGCCCGGCATGGTGATCGGCCGCCGCGGTTCGACGCTCCGGGAGATCACCCAGGAGGTCGGCTGGACGCCGGAAGTCGTGCGGACGCCACCGATCGAATCCTCCACCGTTTCGAACGTCCGCGGATTCCTGAAAAACGAGCGCGAGGAGCGGCGCGACATCCTCGAACGCGTCGGGCGACAGATCCACCGCGAGGAGATGTCCGACGACGAGTGGGTCCGGATCACGACGCTCGGCTGCTGTCGCGAGGTCGGCCGCGCCGCCTTCATCCTCTCGACGCCCGAGACGCGGATCCTGATCGACTGCGGCGACAAGCCGGGCGCCGAGGGCGAGGTCCCGTACCTCCAGGTCCCCGAGGCGCTCGGGGCCGGCGCCGCGACGCTCGACGCGGTCATCCTCACGCACGCCCACCTCGACCACTCGGCGTTGATGCCGCTCTTATTTAAGTACGGCTACGACGGCCCGATATACACGACGGAGCCGACCCGCGACCTGATGGGTCTGCTCACGCTCGACTACCTCGATGTCGCCGCCAAGGACGGTCGGACGCCGCCCTACGAGTCCGCACAGGTCCGCGAGGCGATCAAACACACCATCCCGCTGGAGTACGGCGACGTGACGGACATCGCGCCGGACGTGAAACTCACCTTCCACAACGCGGGCCACATCCTCGGGAGCGCCGTCACTCACTTCCACATCGGAGACGGGCTCTACAACGTCGCGTTCTCCGGCGACATCCACTACGAGGACACGCGCCTGTTCAACGGCGCCGTCAACGACTTCCCGCGGGTCGAGACGCTCGTCTTGGAGTCCACCTACGGCGGTCGCGACGACTACCAGACCGATCAGGCGGACTCCGAGGAGGCGTTAAAGGAGGTCATCAACGAGACGTACGAGGCGGGCGGGAAGGTCGTCATCCCCGCGTTCGCCGTGGGACGGTCCCAAGAGATCATGCTCGTCTTAGAGGAGGCGATGCGGAACGGCGATATCCCGGAGATGCCCGTCCACCTCGACGGGATGATCTGGGAGGCGACCGCGATCCACACCACCTACCCCGAGTACCTCCGCGACGACCTCCGCGACCGCATCTTCCACGACGACGAGAACCCGTTCCTCGCCGACCAGTTCAACCACATCGACGGCGGCGAAGACGAGCGGCAGGACGTCGCCGACGGCGACGAGTGTATCATCATCTCCACGTCGGGGATGATCGAGGGCGGCCCCATCATGTCGTGGCTGCGCCACATCGGCCCCGAGCCCGATTCGAACCTCGTGTTCGTCGGCTACCAGGCACAGGGAACGCTCGGTCGCCGGATCCAGAACGGCTGGGACGAGATTCCCGTCGACGGCTGGGGCGGCGGCGGTCGCGGCGACACTCTCACCCTAGAGATGGGGACCGAGGTCGTCGACGGCTTCTCCGGCCACGCCGACCGGCAGGGGTTAGAGAACTTCGTGAAGACGATGAACCCGCGTCCGGAGAAGGTGCTGTGCGTTCACGGCGACGAGCGCTCCGTCCAGGACCTCTCGTCGGCGCTGTACCACGACTACAACATGCGGACGTTCGCGCCCAAGAACCTGGAGACGTTCCGGTTTAAGTAA
- the psmA gene encoding archaeal proteasome endopeptidase complex subunit alpha, whose product MQGQSQQQAYDRGITIFSPDGRLYQVEYAREAVKRGTASIGIRAEDGVVLAADKRARSPLMEPESIEKLHKADDHAGVASAGHVADARQLIDFARRQAQINRLRYGEAIGIETLTKNITDHIQQYTQVGGARPFGVALIVGGIEDGEPRLFETDPSGTPYEWQALSIGSNRNDLRDYLEAEYEENLSTDEAVGLALDTLAQPNDGELTPDGVGVATITPEDGYTELPTDEVASILEERDLVASEDDEDEDDEENEENDADDADEDASDE is encoded by the coding sequence ATGCAGGGACAATCCCAACAGCAGGCGTACGACCGAGGAATTACTATCTTCTCTCCCGACGGCAGGCTCTACCAGGTCGAGTACGCCAGGGAGGCGGTGAAACGCGGGACCGCGAGCATCGGTATCCGCGCCGAGGACGGCGTCGTCCTCGCGGCGGACAAGCGCGCCCGGTCCCCGCTGATGGAACCGGAGAGCATCGAGAAACTCCACAAGGCCGACGACCACGCCGGCGTCGCGAGCGCGGGCCACGTCGCCGACGCCCGCCAACTCATCGACTTCGCCCGCCGGCAGGCGCAGATCAACCGCCTCCGCTACGGCGAGGCCATCGGCATCGAGACGCTCACGAAGAACATCACCGACCACATCCAGCAGTACACGCAGGTCGGCGGCGCGCGCCCCTTCGGCGTCGCGCTGATCGTCGGCGGCATCGAAGACGGCGAGCCGCGCCTGTTCGAGACCGACCCGTCCGGCACGCCCTACGAGTGGCAGGCGCTCTCGATCGGTTCGAACCGGAACGATCTCCGGGACTACCTCGAAGCGGAATACGAAGAGAACCTCTCCACCGACGAGGCGGTCGGGCTGGCGCTCGACACCCTCGCCCAGCCGAACGACGGCGAGCTGACGCCCGACGGTGTCGGCGTGGCCACGATCACGCCCGAGGACGGCTACACCGAACTCCCGACCGACGAGGTGGCGTCGATCCTCGAAGAACGCGATCTGGTCGCGAGTGAGGACGACGAGGACGAAGACGACGAGGAGAACGAGGAGAACGACGCCGACGACGCAGACGAAGACGCGTCGGACGAGTAA
- a CDS encoding SDR family oxidoreductase, giving the protein MPPGGDRQRVQKTVLITGCSSGIGRAAARAFLDEGWTVYATARNPADIETLGDAGCELATLDVTDQSDIDRVVDRILDEEGAIDALINNAGYGQFGPVEDVPTAKVHEQFDVNVYGPHRLIKAVLPGMRREREGTIVNVSSVAGRISFPGGGVYSGSKFAMEALSDALRNEVAEFGVDVVVVEPGPVRTNFSKRAEREAPGSGSEADDADGDADDGALDRTGAYEAFYALFEETQLVGGDGPGAVEPEVVADAIVNAASATQPPARVQPGTVARVGVLARFLPDSVLDAGYDFVRKFTS; this is encoded by the coding sequence ATGCCGCCGGGGGGCGACCGACAACGCGTGCAGAAGACGGTACTCATCACCGGCTGTTCCTCGGGTATCGGACGCGCCGCGGCGCGGGCGTTCCTTGACGAGGGGTGGACCGTGTACGCGACCGCGCGCAATCCCGCAGATATCGAGACGCTCGGCGACGCGGGCTGTGAACTGGCCACGCTCGACGTGACGGACCAGTCCGATATCGACCGCGTCGTCGACCGCATCCTCGACGAGGAGGGGGCGATCGACGCGCTGATCAACAACGCCGGCTACGGGCAGTTCGGGCCGGTCGAGGACGTGCCGACCGCGAAGGTTCACGAGCAGTTCGACGTGAACGTGTACGGCCCGCATCGGCTCATCAAGGCCGTGTTGCCCGGTATGCGCCGCGAGCGCGAGGGAACGATCGTCAACGTGTCGTCGGTCGCCGGACGAATCTCGTTCCCCGGCGGCGGCGTCTACAGCGGCTCGAAGTTCGCCATGGAGGCGCTGTCGGACGCCCTCCGCAACGAGGTCGCGGAGTTCGGCGTCGACGTGGTCGTCGTCGAACCCGGCCCCGTGCGAACCAACTTCTCGAAGCGAGCGGAGCGAGAGGCGCCCGGAAGCGGGTCGGAGGCCGACGACGCCGACGGCGACGCGGACGACGGCGCCCTCGACCGAACGGGCGCTTACGAGGCGTTCTACGCGCTCTTCGAGGAGACGCAGTTGGTCGGCGGCGACGGCCCCGGCGCGGTGGAGCCGGAGGTCGTCGCCGACGCCATCGTCAACGCCGCGAGCGCGACCCAGCCGCCGGCGCGCGTCCAGCCCGGCACCGTCGCTCGCGTCGGCGTCCTCGCGCGGTTCCTCCCCGACTCGGTCCTCGACGCGGGGTACGACTTCGTCCGGAAGTTCACGAGTTAA